From one Erinaceus europaeus chromosome 4, mEriEur2.1, whole genome shotgun sequence genomic stretch:
- the SLC2A3 gene encoding solute carrier family 2, facilitated glucose transporter member 3 isoform X2: MGSVKMTAHLVFSISIAAIGSFQFGYNTGVINAPEMIIRNFLNYTLEERLEEPPRELLLTTLWSVAVAIFSVGGMIGSFSVGLFVNRFGRRNSMLIVNILAIAGGCLLGFCKLAESVEMLILGRLIIGLFCGLCTGFVPMYIGEVSPTHLRGAFGTLHQLAIVIGILVAQIFGLKYIMGTEELWPLLLAFTIIPAVIQCAALPFCPESPRFLLINRKEEENAKQILYRLWGTQDVSQEIQEMKDESARMAQEKQATVLELFRSRSYRQPIIISIMLQLSQQLSGINAVFYYSTGIFKDAGVKEPIYATIGAGVVNTVFTIVSLFLVERAGRRTLHMAGLGGMAICSVLMTVSLLLKNQHNWMSYVCIAAILIFVAFFEIGPGPIPWFIVAELFSQGPRPAAMALSGCSNWTSNFLVGLLFPSAAYYLGAYVFIIFTAFLVIFLIFTFFKVPETRGRTFEEITRGFEGQVQDAEKGPMEMNSVQPVKESTTNV, encoded by the exons ATGGGGTCAGTAAAG ATGACTGCCCACCTGGTCTTCTCAATCAGCATTGCTGCTATTGGCTCGTTCCAGTTTGGCTACAACACTGGAGTCATCAATGCTCCCGAAATG ATCATAAGGAACTTTCTGAATTACACTTTGGAAGAGAGACTAGAAGAACCTCCCAGGGAGCTGTTACTTACAACCCTCTGGTCTGTGGCTGTGGCCATTTTCTCAGTTGGTGGTATGATTGGCTCCTTTTCCGTTGGACTCTTTGTCAACCGCTTTGGCAG GCGCAATTCGATGCTTATTGTCAACATATTGGCAATTGCTGGTGGTTGCCTTCTGGGTTTCTGCAAGTTAGCAGAGTCTGTTGAAATGCTGATCCTGGGTCGCTTGATTATTGGCCTTTTCTGTGGACTGTGCACAGGTTTTGTGCCGATGTATATTGGAGAGGTGTCGCCTACTCACCTACGGGGGGCCTTTGGCACTCTTCACCAGCTGGCCATCGTCATTGGGATTCTGGTGGCCCAG ATCTTTGGTCTGAAATACATCATGGGGACTGAAGAACTCTGGCCCTTGTTGTTGGCCTTCACCATCATTCCAGCTGTGATACAGTGCGCAGCCCTTCCGTTTTGTCCTGAAAGTCCTCGATTCTTGCTCATTaacagaaaggaggaggagaatgctAAGCAGA TCCTCTACCGATTGTGGGGCACCCAGGATGTATCCCAAGAAATCCAGGAAATGAAAGACGAGAGTGCTCGGATGGCACAGGAAAAGCAAGCCACTGTCCTGGAGCTGTTCAGATCCCGCAGCTATCGGCAGCCTATCATAATCTCCATCATGCTTCAGCTCTCCCAGCAGCTCTCTGGAATCAATGCT GTATTCTATTACTCAACAGGAATCTTTAAAGATGCAGGTGTAAAGGAACCAATCTATGCGACCATTGGTGCTGGTGTGGTTAATACTGTTTTCACTATAGTTTCT CTGTTTCTGGTGGAAAGGGCTGGAAGGAGGACTCTGCATATGGCAGGCCTTGGAGGGATGGCTATTTGCTCTGTCCTCATGActgtttccttgttgttgaaG AATCAACATAATTGGATGAGCTATGTGTGCATTGCAGCTATCTTGATCTTTGTGGCCTTCTTTGAAATTGGTCCAGGCCCCATTCCCTGGTTCATCGTGGCCGAACTCTTTAGCCAGGGACCCCGCCCTGCTGCCATGGCCTTGTCTGGCTGTTCTAACTGGACCTCTAATTTTTTGGTTGGACTGCTCTTCCCCTCAGCTGCA tactACTTAGGAGCCTACGTTTTTATTATCTTCACCGCCTTCCTTGTTATCTTCTTGATCTTCACCTTCTTCAAAGTTCCTGAGACCCGTGGCAGGACTTTTGAGGAAATAACACGAGGCTTTGAAGGGCAGGTGCAGGATGCTGAGAAAGGCCCCATGGAGATGAACAGCGTCCAGCCTGTGAAAGAGAGCACCACCAACGTCTAA
- the SLC2A3 gene encoding solute carrier family 2, facilitated glucose transporter member 3 isoform X1, producing MESGKQEMTAHLVFSISIAAIGSFQFGYNTGVINAPEMIIRNFLNYTLEERLEEPPRELLLTTLWSVAVAIFSVGGMIGSFSVGLFVNRFGRRNSMLIVNILAIAGGCLLGFCKLAESVEMLILGRLIIGLFCGLCTGFVPMYIGEVSPTHLRGAFGTLHQLAIVIGILVAQIFGLKYIMGTEELWPLLLAFTIIPAVIQCAALPFCPESPRFLLINRKEEENAKQILYRLWGTQDVSQEIQEMKDESARMAQEKQATVLELFRSRSYRQPIIISIMLQLSQQLSGINAVFYYSTGIFKDAGVKEPIYATIGAGVVNTVFTIVSLFLVERAGRRTLHMAGLGGMAICSVLMTVSLLLKNQHNWMSYVCIAAILIFVAFFEIGPGPIPWFIVAELFSQGPRPAAMALSGCSNWTSNFLVGLLFPSAAYYLGAYVFIIFTAFLVIFLIFTFFKVPETRGRTFEEITRGFEGQVQDAEKGPMEMNSVQPVKESTTNV from the exons ATGACTGCCCACCTGGTCTTCTCAATCAGCATTGCTGCTATTGGCTCGTTCCAGTTTGGCTACAACACTGGAGTCATCAATGCTCCCGAAATG ATCATAAGGAACTTTCTGAATTACACTTTGGAAGAGAGACTAGAAGAACCTCCCAGGGAGCTGTTACTTACAACCCTCTGGTCTGTGGCTGTGGCCATTTTCTCAGTTGGTGGTATGATTGGCTCCTTTTCCGTTGGACTCTTTGTCAACCGCTTTGGCAG GCGCAATTCGATGCTTATTGTCAACATATTGGCAATTGCTGGTGGTTGCCTTCTGGGTTTCTGCAAGTTAGCAGAGTCTGTTGAAATGCTGATCCTGGGTCGCTTGATTATTGGCCTTTTCTGTGGACTGTGCACAGGTTTTGTGCCGATGTATATTGGAGAGGTGTCGCCTACTCACCTACGGGGGGCCTTTGGCACTCTTCACCAGCTGGCCATCGTCATTGGGATTCTGGTGGCCCAG ATCTTTGGTCTGAAATACATCATGGGGACTGAAGAACTCTGGCCCTTGTTGTTGGCCTTCACCATCATTCCAGCTGTGATACAGTGCGCAGCCCTTCCGTTTTGTCCTGAAAGTCCTCGATTCTTGCTCATTaacagaaaggaggaggagaatgctAAGCAGA TCCTCTACCGATTGTGGGGCACCCAGGATGTATCCCAAGAAATCCAGGAAATGAAAGACGAGAGTGCTCGGATGGCACAGGAAAAGCAAGCCACTGTCCTGGAGCTGTTCAGATCCCGCAGCTATCGGCAGCCTATCATAATCTCCATCATGCTTCAGCTCTCCCAGCAGCTCTCTGGAATCAATGCT GTATTCTATTACTCAACAGGAATCTTTAAAGATGCAGGTGTAAAGGAACCAATCTATGCGACCATTGGTGCTGGTGTGGTTAATACTGTTTTCACTATAGTTTCT CTGTTTCTGGTGGAAAGGGCTGGAAGGAGGACTCTGCATATGGCAGGCCTTGGAGGGATGGCTATTTGCTCTGTCCTCATGActgtttccttgttgttgaaG AATCAACATAATTGGATGAGCTATGTGTGCATTGCAGCTATCTTGATCTTTGTGGCCTTCTTTGAAATTGGTCCAGGCCCCATTCCCTGGTTCATCGTGGCCGAACTCTTTAGCCAGGGACCCCGCCCTGCTGCCATGGCCTTGTCTGGCTGTTCTAACTGGACCTCTAATTTTTTGGTTGGACTGCTCTTCCCCTCAGCTGCA tactACTTAGGAGCCTACGTTTTTATTATCTTCACCGCCTTCCTTGTTATCTTCTTGATCTTCACCTTCTTCAAAGTTCCTGAGACCCGTGGCAGGACTTTTGAGGAAATAACACGAGGCTTTGAAGGGCAGGTGCAGGATGCTGAGAAAGGCCCCATGGAGATGAACAGCGTCCAGCCTGTGAAAGAGAGCACCACCAACGTCTAA